The following are encoded together in the Poseidonibacter lekithochrous genome:
- a CDS encoding DegT/DnrJ/EryC1/StrS family aminotransferase, with amino-acid sequence MIPFLDLKGINAKYREDLISACTDVIDSGWYIQGTQCKAFEEEFAAYCGTKYCIGVANGLDALTLTLRSYKELGVISDGDEVIVPANTYIASILAISENNLTPVLVEPNINTCLIDPKEIEKNITSKTKAILPVHLYGQTCEMDEINKIAKKYNLKVIEDSAQSHGAMFKDKKCGNLGDASGFSFYPGKNLGALGDGGAITTNDEELATTIRAIANYGSHKKYENLYKGVNSRLDELQAALLRVKLKHLDEDTNHRRTIANLYLEKIKNKNIILPTLTDENNHVWHVFVIRTNKREELQKYLLDNGIQTLIHYPIAPNKQEAYKEWKLNSYPISEKIHDEVLSLPISPILSLDDANRVICVMNNYRHSFE; translated from the coding sequence ATGATTCCATTTTTAGATTTAAAAGGTATTAATGCAAAATATAGAGAAGACTTAATTTCTGCATGTACTGATGTTATTGATAGCGGTTGGTATATCCAAGGAACACAGTGTAAAGCATTTGAAGAAGAATTTGCTGCTTATTGTGGAACTAAATACTGTATAGGTGTAGCAAATGGTTTGGATGCATTAACTTTAACTTTAAGATCATATAAAGAATTAGGTGTTATTTCTGATGGAGATGAAGTAATAGTTCCAGCTAATACTTATATTGCTTCAATACTAGCAATTAGTGAAAATAATCTAACACCAGTTTTAGTTGAACCAAATATAAATACTTGTTTGATTGACCCAAAAGAAATTGAAAAAAATATTACTTCTAAAACTAAAGCTATATTACCAGTTCACTTATATGGTCAAACTTGTGAAATGGATGAAATTAATAAAATTGCTAAAAAATATAATCTAAAAGTAATAGAAGACTCAGCACAATCTCATGGAGCAATGTTTAAAGACAAAAAATGTGGTAACTTAGGAGATGCTAGTGGCTTTAGTTTTTACCCTGGTAAAAACCTTGGAGCACTAGGTGATGGTGGAGCTATTACGACAAATGATGAAGAATTAGCTACTACTATTAGAGCAATAGCAAATTATGGAAGTCATAAAAAATATGAGAACCTATATAAAGGTGTAAACTCAAGATTAGATGAACTTCAAGCTGCATTATTAAGAGTAAAACTAAAACATTTAGATGAAGATACTAATCATAGAAGAACTATTGCTAATTTATATTTAGAAAAAATAAAAAATAAAAATATTATATTACCTACTTTAACTGATGAAAATAATCATGTATGGCATGTATTTGTAATTAGAACAAATAAAAGAGAAGAATTACAAAAATATTTATTAGATAATGGAATACAAACATTAATACATTATCCAATTGCGCCAAATAAACAAGAAGCATATAAAGAATGGAAATTAAATAGTTATCCTATATCAGAGAAGATACATGATGAAGTATTAAGTTTACCTATTAGTCCTATTTTATCTTTAGACGATGCAAACAGAGTAATATGTGTAATGAATAATTATAGGCATAGTTTTGAATAA
- a CDS encoding acyltransferase, with protein sequence MIHPLSDVQSKNIGENTNIWQFCVVLKDARIGKNCNINAQVLIENDVLIEDNVTVKSGVQVWDGITLKNNSFIGPNVTFTNDFTPRSKQYPKEFLRTVVEEYSSIGANSTILGGVTLGKYSMIGAGSVVTKNVGEHELWYGNPAKFSSYVCKCGQKADETFVCKECKGKN encoded by the coding sequence ATGATTCATCCTTTATCTGATGTTCAAAGTAAAAACATTGGTGAAAATACAAATATTTGGCAATTCTGTGTTGTTCTTAAAGATGCAAGAATTGGTAAGAATTGTAATATTAATGCACAGGTTCTTATTGAAAATGACGTATTAATAGAAGATAATGTAACTGTTAAATCAGGAGTTCAAGTTTGGGATGGAATTACTCTAAAGAATAATTCATTTATTGGACCAAATGTTACTTTTACAAATGATTTTACTCCTCGAAGTAAACAATACCCAAAAGAATTTCTAAGAACGGTTGTTGAAGAATATTCTTCAATTGGTGCTAATTCTACTATATTAGGTGGAGTTACTCTTGGAAAATATTCAATGATAGGTGCAGGAAGTGTAGTAACTAAAAATGTAGGTGAACATGAACTTTGGTATGGAAATCCTGCAAAATTTAGTTCTTATGTGTGTAAATGTGGACAAAAAGCTGATGAAACTTTTGTTTGTAAAGAATGTAAAGGTAAAAATTAA
- a CDS encoding sugar 3,4-ketoisomerase has translation MISELQKFNVMGDERGQLIALEENKEIPFDMKRVFYIFGTNSDLPRGQHSHYKTKQFLIAVNGSCKVTLDNGKEKETFDLNNCDIGLFQDALIWGTMHDFSEDCVLMVLANDVYDAKDYITDYNEFLKVVK, from the coding sequence ATGATAAGTGAATTACAAAAATTTAATGTAATGGGTGATGAAAGAGGTCAGCTTATAGCATTAGAAGAGAATAAGGAAATACCCTTTGATATGAAAAGAGTATTTTATATTTTTGGTACTAATTCTGATTTACCAAGAGGACAACACTCACATTATAAAACAAAACAATTTTTAATTGCAGTTAATGGTTCTTGTAAAGTTACTTTAGATAATGGAAAAGAAAAAGAGACATTTGATTTAAATAATTGTGATATTGGTTTATTTCAAGATGCTTTAATTTGGGGCACGATGCATGATTTTAGTGAAGACTGTGTTTTAATGGTTTTAGCAAATGATGTTTATGATGCAAAAGATTATATAACTGATTATAATGAGTTTTTAAAGGTAGTTAAGTAA